In Gigantopelta aegis isolate Gae_Host chromosome 6, Gae_host_genome, whole genome shotgun sequence, the following are encoded in one genomic region:
- the LOC121376474 gene encoding Krueppel-like factor 12, with the protein MANTLCILPSGGSLDDQIVPDTDDCFLTPTDMGFHGGNANKASLDFDKFILEEFCKNSRRESASVIDEFFGADKESGNVTARSMSLHNLKNGVISSAKQQMLQLVEKQALFTGSPRRESSSLVEDFFGIKPAANIALKMEPDDKDTDVFSIDTTLYDTVIPDNVVELEKQSRQVSDSLWEDLRASINMVNDVDGDHKSESVVKCEPMDTKDKPACQFHNMSVLQCGFPDVKHEQAAAAAAAAAVSMGNERSAPSSMSRPDQVIFSQSNLSGMDNTAVTGSGMPYYQYGRSEGGSQYANSPSANHIVPVYLPTPPNSQPASPSQEFVRRTPPPPYPGFQRHTPSVLNGSQLIALTTTSGKPQKTHPGCTTIRYNRKNNPELEKRRIHFCDFPGCRKAYTKSSHLKAHQRIHTGEKPYTCHFPSCQWRFARSDELTRHIRKHTGAKPFKCKVCDRSFARSDHLALHMKRHEPKSK; encoded by the exons ATGGCGAACACTTTGTGTATACTACCGAGTGGTGGTTCTTTGGATGACCAAATAGTACCCGACACGGACGACTGTTTTCTTACTCCTACAGATATGGGATTTCACGGTGGAAACGCAAACAAA gcgTCACTGGACTTTGACAAATTTATTCTGGAAGAGTTTTGTAAGAACTCTCGCAGGGAAAGCGCTAGTGTGATTGACGAGTTTTTCGGCGCCGACAAAGAGAGCGGGAACGTGACTGCCCGTTCAATGAGTCTCCATAACTTGAAAAATGGCGTCATCAGTTCGGCAAAACAGCAGATGTTGCAACTCGTGGAGAAGCAAGCGCTCTTCACGGGATCGCCCAGGAGGGAGAGTTCCTCGCTGGTGGAGGATTTCTTCGGCATAAAGCCGGCCGCCAACATCGCTCTGAAAATGGAGCCAGACGACAAGGACACGGATGTCTTCTCCATAGACACGACTCTGTACGACACCGTCATCCCGGACAACGTGGTCGAGCTGGAGAAGCAGAGTCGTCAGGTTTCCGACTCACTGTGGGAGGACCTCCGCGCCAGCATCAACATGGTCAATGACGTGGATGGCGACCACAAGAGCGAGTCTGTGGTCAAATGTGAACCCATGGACACAAAGGACAAACCCGCCTGCCAGTTCCACAATATGTCGGTTCTCCAGTGCGGCTTCCCAGACGTGAAGCACGAACaggcagcagcagcagcggcGGCAGCGGCAGTATCGATGGGTAACGAAAGATCCGCACCCTCCAGCATGTCTCGTCCAGATCAAGTGATATTTTCGCAGTCAAATCTTTCCGGAATGGACAATACGGCTGTGACCGGTTCTGGAATGCCTTACTATCAGTATGGACGTTCTGAGGGTGGGAGTCAGTACGCCAATTCCCCCAGCGCTAATCACATCGTGCCCGTGTACCTGCCGACTCCCCCCAACTCCCAGCCAGCTAGTCCGAGCCAGGAGTTCGTACGCCGCACGCCTCCCCCTCCCTACCCGGGATTCCAGCGTCATACTCCGTCCGTGCTCAACGGCAGCCAGTTGATTGCGCTGACGACGACATCGGGCAAGCCGCAGAAGACTCACCCCGGATGCACGACGATCAGATACAACAGGAAGAATAATCCAGAGCTGGAGAAACGACGAATACACTTCTGTGACTTCCCAG gatgcAGAAAAGCATACACTAAGAGTTCTCACTTAAAGGCGCACCAAAGAATACATACAG GAGAAAAGCCTTACACATGTCATTTCCCGAGTTGTCAGTGGCGCTTCGCTCGATCAGATGAGCTGACACGTCATATCCGGAAACACACGGGAGCCAAGCCATTCAAATGCAAGGTCTGTGACAGGAGTTTTGCCCGATCCGACCACCTCGCTCTGCACATGAAGAGACACGAGCCAAAGAGCAAGTGA